In Zingiber officinale cultivar Zhangliang chromosome 11B, Zo_v1.1, whole genome shotgun sequence, a single window of DNA contains:
- the LOC122035046 gene encoding phosphatidylinositol 4-phosphate 5-kinase 1-like translates to MEGGRALLLHCAASAFFILSATVLYLNCAAGAVNHPFLLASACFAVASALLAWLRLLRIRSSRKGLPVRWSIGASQDTSRKFSRKCGKVAREGVVLFGNGDVYEGELSRGRCHGSGVYYFYAKGRYEGDWIDGKYEGHGIESWARGSQYLGQYRQGMRHGFGTYRFYEGDSYSGEWVGGQSHGCGVQSCSDDSFYAGEFKGGVKHGLGRYRFRNGDEYGGEYFGDKIHGFGVYKFANGHRYEGSWHEGRRQGFGTYTFWNGEARSGEWDNGTLRNRLQASDPAIKRAVEAARKFAEDAAKIPQMEEQVRKAVSAGNKAAIVARVIAMRAVQNQKEGKFCDINV, encoded by the exons atggaaggaggccgcgccCTTCTCTTACACTGTGCCGCCTCCGCCTTCTTCATCCTCTCCGCCACCGTACTCTACCTCAACTGCGCCGCTGGCGCAGTCAACCACCCATTCCTCCTCGCCTCGGCTTGCTTTGCCGTCGCCTCCGCGCTGCTCGCCTGGTTGCGCCTCCTCCGAATCCGATCTTCCCGCAAGGGTCTCCCCGTCCGATGGTCTATCGGTGCTTCACAAGATACCTCGAGAAAATTCTCCCGTAAGTGCGGGAAGGTCGCCCGAGAGGGGGTGGTTCTATTCGGCAATGGAGATGTGTACGAAGGGGAGTTATCCAGGGGACGGTGCCACGGGAGCGGGGTATATTACTTCTACGCGAAGGGGAGGTACGAGGGAGATTGGATCGACGGGAAGTACGAGGGGCACGGGATCGAGAGCTGGGCGCGTGGGAGCCAGTACCTGGGGCAGTACCGGCAGGGGATGCGACACGGCTTCGGGACGTACCGGTTCTACGAGGGAGACAGCTATTCCGGAGAGTGGGTTGGCGGCCAGAGCCACGGATGCGGCGTGCAAAGCTGCTCCGACGATAGTTTCTACGCGGGCGAGTTCAAGGGCGGCGTCAAGCACGGCCTCGGCCGATATCGGTTCAG GAATGGTGATGAGTACGGCGGCGAATACTTTGGCGACAAAATCCACGGATTTGGGGTTTACAAATTTGCCAATGGCCACCGCTACGAGGGCTCATGGCATGAGGGCAGGAGGCAGGGCTTCGGAACATACACATTTTGGAACGGCGAAGCAAGATCTGGTGAATGGGACAATGGCACTTTAAGGAACAGGCTCCAAGCTTCAGATCCTGCAATCAAACGTGCTGTTGAG GCCGCGAGGAAGTTTGCAGAAGATGCAGCTAAAATTCCTCAGATGGAGGAGCAAGTCAGAAAGGCCGTCTCAGCCGGAAACAAAGCTGCCATAGTTGCTCGAGTCATCGCCATGAGGGCCGTTCAGAACCAGAAAGAAGGCAAATTCTGCGACATTAATGTGTGA